One window from the genome of Kryptolebias marmoratus isolate JLee-2015 linkage group LG1, ASM164957v2, whole genome shotgun sequence encodes:
- the LOC108234944 gene encoding taste receptor type 2 member 38, giving the protein MMLGVSKLTLWVLTGLVAVTSVFSNVYMFLMSLWNKNEKKERSPSETIVMALAVANVSHQLVCYFWMTVNEVDSKCYMAQMFYTVLLLIIFSFKFTIMWDTSFLTFYYSTKLVSTPNHCYTQIQAAILKHVTLAIFFIPMCGLACCIPTMVLFQPDNHTTEKHTNEDCGILLPKTTTGEFYDVVFLLLSDVVPGMIMLKCCISISVHLVIHLRHMKASNNGAHRPKLGSQLRVVQMSLLLVGNFIVYLVVDLYMNYQIVVNHDTSIGVTFFVTSVYTTVTAMVLIYGKKTLWKTMIHDLNTCLDEYWCLSCLKLPEHKTTSKNPAKVEN; this is encoded by the coding sequence ATGATGCTCGGAGTGAGTAAACTGACCCTCTGGGTGCTGACAGGTCTGGTGGCCGTCACAAGTGTCTTCTCTAATGTCTACATGTTTTTGATGAGCCTATggaacaaaaatgagaaaaaggagAGGAGTCCCAGCGAGACCATCGTCATGGCTCTGGCAGTGGCCAACGTGTCCCACCAGCTGGTGTGTTACTTCTGGATGACAGTGAATGAGGTGGACAGCAAGTGCTACATGGCCCAGATGTTCTACACAGTCCTGCTGCTGATCATCTTCAGCTTCAAGTTCACCATCATGTGGGACACCAGCTTTCTCACCTTTTACTACAGCACCAAGCTGGTCAGCACACCCAACCACTGCTACACGCAGATCCAAGCTGCCATCCTCAAGCACGTGACCCTGGCCATTTTCTTTATCCCAATGTGTGGACTGGCTTGCTGCATTCCGACAATGGTGCTATTTCAACCCGACAACCACACCacggaaaaacacacaaacgaGGATTGCGGGATTCTGCTGCCCAAAACCACCACCGGGGAGTTCTacgatgttgtttttttgctcctctCTGACGTGGTGCCGGGGATGATCATGCTGAAGTGCTGCATCTCCATCTCCGTCCACCTGGTCATCCATCTCCGCCACATGAAAGCCAGCAACAACGGTGCCCACCGCCCAAAGCTTGGCTCTCAGTTGAGGGTGGTCCAGATGTCTCTGCTTCTTGTAGGCAACTTCATCGTTTACCTTGTGGTCGACCTATACATGAACTACCAGATTGTGGTGAACCACGACACTTCTATCGGCGTCACGTTCTTTGTAACGTCGGTCTACACCACTGTCACAGCCATGGTACTCATCTACGGTAAAAAGACTCTTTGGAAAACCATGATACACGATCTTAACACCTGTCTGGATGAGTACTGGTGTTTGTCATGTCTGAAGCTGCCAGAACATAAGACTACGTCCAAAAATCCTGCAAAagttgaaaactga
- the vsig8b gene encoding V-set and immunoglobulin domain-containing protein 8b, which produces MDQLFTSVWLKVAVLVLITSQLTTEALQITSSGPQTIQKPQGQTVSLGCTYTPGTEDTGELDIEWSNVSPDMTQKDKLIVSYSGGQMHFYESSYSKRMAFLADPKQGDASISISGVKISDTGTYQCKVKKSPGVDMRKITLVVMVPPSKPKCWVEGREEKGGSVSLRCKSSMGSIPLTYRWTRESGGTMPATATQDPTSGELLIKNHTDSNTGTYMCEAKNSVGQEMCKYSLRAYNPINKAGVIAGAVIGALLLLLLLLLLIWCLVSHFKKKRYQKEVANEIRHDAPAPESRPTSRASSIRSMVGYRTHHGIQYNAVASPMPSISESGLIFTGGNNETSSAGTKAASFRYDPQYGYAV; this is translated from the exons AGGCGCTGCAGATAACTTCATCAGGGCCACAGACCATTCAGAAGCCTCAGGGACAGACGGTCAGCCTTGGATGCACCTACACACCGGGCACAGAGGACACAGGAGAGCTGGACATTGAATGGTCCAACGTCAGCCCAGACAtgacacagaaagacaaactg ATCGTATCATATTCAGGAGGCCAGATGCACTTCTACGAGTCCAGCTATTCCAAAAGAATGGCATTTTTGGCAGACCCAAAGCAAGGAGACGCTTCTATCTCCATCTCGGGTGTGAAGATCTCAGACACCGGCACCTACCAGTGTAAAGTCAAAAAGTCACCGGGTGTCGACATGAGAAAAATCACTCTAGTTGTGATGG ttccCCCCTCTAAGCCAAAGTGTTGGGTTGAAGGCAGAGAGGAGAAAGGTGGCTCCGTCTCGCTGCGCTGTAAATCCTCTATGGGGTCCATTCCTCTCACTTATAGGTGGACGAGAGAGAGCGGAGGTACGATGCCAGCCACTGCAACACAAG ACCCAACGAGTGGAGAGCTTTTGATAAAGAACCACACAGACAGCAACACTGGAACTTATATGTGTGAAGCAAAAAATTCTGTTGGTCAAGAAATGTGCAAATACTCGCTGCGTGCATACAACC CTATCAATAAAGCGGGTGTCATCGCCGGTGCAGTGATAGGTGCTCTGCTGCTGTtactcctcctcctgcttctcaTCTGGTGCCTGGTCTCCCACTTCAAGAAGAAGCGCTACCAGAAGGAGGTTGCAAATGAAATTAG gCATGACGCTCCGGCTCCAGAGAGCAGACCGACCAGCCGAGCATCGAGTATCCGTTCCATGGTGGGATACCGCACTCACCACGGGATCCAGTACAACGCCGTGGCGAGCCCCATGCCCAGTATCAGTGAATCTGGCCTCATCTTTACAGGAGGCAATAATGAAACCTCCTCTGCAGGGACCAAAGCAGCTTCCTTCAGATATGACCCTCAATATGGATACGCTGTGTAA